The DNA region TATGCCAAGGGACGTTTTCTTCCCTACGAAGATGTCCAAGTCGATGGTAACTGGCAAAAGGGTCCGCCCAATTGGAAGCAAGAAAACAAAGGCAATGTACGCACACGCTTCCAAAATAGCCCCATGATCTACACTAAGAAAGCCGGTGCCAAACTCAGCATCAAATTCACGGGAACGGCGATTGGCGCCTACATGCTTTCCGGCCCCGATGCCGGCATCATCAAATGTACTATTGATGGTAAAGAAACGAAAATCATCGACACCCTGCACAAGCATAGTGGCTTCAATTATCCCATGACTTTGATGTTCTTTAATGAACTCAAAGGTGGTGAACACACCCTCGAATTAGAGACTCTCGAAAACAAAGCAGGTCGCATCAAACCCGGTGGCTCAGCTTTCCGCGCCCTACATTTCACAGCAAATTAAGAAATGACTTCATAAGGCTTTAATTATCCGCCCGTATGGCAATACCTTCGAAGCGCCAAACTACTGCTTGACTAATTGCGGATAACAATAAGGTGCTGAATTAACTGATGAAAGCCGAGCGGGAGCTCAGCGGTCCAAATTGAGGATGACTTTATGCCGAGCGGGAGCTCGGCGGTCCAAGTTGAGGACGAATTTATGCCGAGCGGGAGCACGGCGGTCCAAGTTGAGGACGAGTCAGTTTAGTGAAACACTAATATCTGCACAACTTTAGGAAATTTATAATTTATCCGCCCGTATGGCAATACCTCCCCGCTGGAGCGAGGCGATAAGCTCTTGAATAAAATTTATGAAGCGCAAACTATAAAAGCTGTAGCATGACAAATTTTCTTGAGTTAATCATAATGAAATCGTACAACACCCTTACTATGGATCATTTATGAATAAACTCTCTTTTACTGCTCTACTACTCTGCCTACTCTCGTCTTCTCTTTTTGCGGAAAGCGCAAAGACGTGGACACCGGATCAAATTGGTTTAGGTGAATTTAGCCTTAAGCCCGACAAATCATTTTCCTATAAGCTGGTGGATCTACTCGGTCAGCCTTATGAATTGAAAATCCACGCCTTTTTTCCCAAAGATCATAAATTCACCAACAACACCCCCGCCGCACTCTTTTTTCATGGTGTAGCCATGCCATTCGGAGATTTTACCTGGGAATAATTGTGTTTCGTCAGCAGAACTTAGGAAACTGAAGAAAAGGAGGACGATAAAAATAGCTAGAGGAGATCTCCAATTATTCATAATGAGATGCCTTGTTTAAGAGTTGTATGATCAAAGTAGTTTTCTATGGTACGCACCAATATTGAAATAATTAACAACGAAAAGTTAAAATCGTTGTCTTTTTTCGATAAGAAAAAGCTACATTTTGCAGACATATGAGTGGAGAGGCTGAAGATGAGAATCCCTTGTTAAACTGAGAATAAGTGTTCCAATCTAAAATGGTGTCATGGTATAGGGTAAAAAAATTTTCACTTTTTTTTAGAAATCTATAAGCACTAGCGAAAAAAGTGGGTTTAAGAAAATAAAGTTTACCTAACTTGGAGAGCTCTGCAATGAAGAAGTTTACCTTAATCGAGATTTTAGTGGTGGTTGCCATAATCGGCATCTTGGCATCCTTACTTTTACCCTCACTTGGAAAGGCCCGTGAAAAATCTAGGCGTTCAGTATGTTTATCAAACCAAAAGCAGCTCTATCTGGGACTAGCAACTTTTAGCGATGATAATGACGGTGCTTTACCTAGCGGAACAAATGCACATGGTGTTTTTGCTATAAAGGTGGGGAACAGTTGGTATAGACATGGACAACTCTATCGCGATAATTACAATAGGGCCATCGAAACATATTATTGCCCTAGTAATACTCACTCTATAATGGGCCTCGATAAAACAAATTCTAATGGCAGTAGCGGCGGCTTCCGAACTGACGGAACATTGCTAACTAATATAACTTCTTCCTTTCAGTACAGAAATACCTTCGGGAATGGCATGAATGAGAGCCCTTCCTTTAATGCGCATTCTCCAACACTTGGCCTCATGTCAGATCACATCTCATGGCATAGTGGAAAAAACTTCTCAGAATTTCTTCATAAAGATGGCCTAAACATCATCTATCTCGATGGGTCAGGCACTTGGAATAAAGATTCAAGATTTTTATCGTTAAATATCGCAAACAATGATCACACAATAAGAGAAACACAATTTTGGCGAGAAATAGATAGGTAAAGCTAAGCGAATTCAAAATTCAATTACTCGATCTCAAATCCTTTGCCAATAGTGGCTTCAATTACCCCATGACCCTAATGTTCTTTAATGAACTCGAAGAAGGCGAACACACCCTCGAATTAGAGACACTCGAAAACAAGTCAGGCCGCATTAAACCCGGTGGCTCAGCTTTCCGCGCCCTTCACTTCACCGCAAATTAAGCCCTTAGTCTTTATTAAACTCATCCGCCCGTATGGCAATACCTTCGGAGCGCCAAGCTCCTGCTTGGCTAATTGCTGAGAAAAATATGGTACTTAGTCAATAGAATGCCGAGCGGGAGCTCAGCGGTCCAAGTTGAGGACGAATTTATGCCGAGCGGGAGCTCAGCGGTCCGAGTTGAGGCCGAGCTGGAGCTTGGCGGTCCAAGTTGAGGACGACTTCAATAAGCAATAAAATTTTGTTTTCGTTAAGACATCGTTTAGCTTGAGGGAAAGGAGCATGACGATGGATGAAAATGATAGTGCGTGGAGCAATCGAGGTTACCTACCTCATTATGACGAGAGAGGAATGTGTCAATCTTTAACTTTCCGATTGATCGATAGCATCCCACAAAAAGTGATTCGGCAATTTAAGGATGAGTTAAAAAATGTTGATCCGGAATTTATTAATCGTGAAATGCGAAAAAAAATGGAAGATATCTTATCTAGAGGTATGGGCTGTTGTGCATTCAAATACGATGAGCTAGCAGAATATATGCAGAATGCCTTGATTCACTTTGATTCTCAAAGGTATGAATTACTCGCTTGGTGTATCATGCCTAATCATGTACATGTGTTAATAAGAACAGAAGATAAATTATCAAAAATCGTTCAGTCATGGAAATCATATGTCGGTAAATATGCTCTGCAGCATAAGACTAAATTTGGGATTGCACAAGAACAAAAAGAATTTTGGCTGAGGGAGTATTGGGATAGATATATTCGCGATGAAAAACATTTAATAAAAACTATAGACTATATCCATCAGAATCCAGTAAAGGGCGGTTTATGCCAGCATGCCGAAGAGTGGCGATGGTCTAGTGCATATAAATGATGATTAAACGAGACTGCTAAGCTCCTGCTTGGCCAATTGCCGATAAATAAAGCGCTGAATTAACTGTAAAAAGCCGAGAAAAACATTCGGAGCGCCAAGCTCCTGCTTGGCTAATTGCCGATAAAAATAAGATACTTAGTCAATAGAAGGCCGAGCTGGAGCTCAGCGGTCCAAGTTGAGGACGCTTCAGTGAAATTCATGATTATCAAACAATTATCACCTTGCATGCTAAAGACTTAAAGGCTTACTTAGTTGACTCATGAAGGAACTCTATATGAAATATTGTTTATTATTTTTACTCTTTTTTTCTACAGGCCTACCAGCTCTTGAACTCATTGATCAACTCGATCAATCTCATCGTGAGAGCTTGGCTAAGTTATCCAAACAATTGCAAGAGAAAAAAGTAGCCAACAAAAAGAAACTTGAAGACCTGAAGCTTAAACTTAAAAAGAGTTTTATGACCAATGGTGACTTAGAAAATACACTCTATATGGATGCGATCCTTAAGGGAGATTCTCCCAAAGAAAAGGCTCCTGCGGAATACACAAAGCTTTTAGAATCGTACAAAATAAGTGTAAGCAATACTGAAAAAGCCTACAAAAAAGCCCAGAAATCACAGTATTTGAAAACAAAAAAAAGCGGCCAAGAAATCATTGCCGCTTATCTTAAAAAGCATGATTTAGAAGCTGCCAAGAAGACAAAAGCTTACCTTGATCGCCTAGAAGAATATCCAAGTCCTCCCAAGAATAAAACAGTCATTGTTGAGCAAAGTCCCAAAAACAACTCTTCACCGAATAACCCACCAAATGATCTCGAAAAATGGATTGTCGGATCTTGGAAAAGTCAGTTCAGCAGAATCCACACCTTTTACCCCAACCATACTGGTATAGAATATTTCCCAAACACCGATCGCTCACAAACTTTTGAATGGAGTCTGGTAGATCAAGGAATTCAAACGAAGACAGGAATAATATTTTCGAAAATTGATCAAGACCATTTACAAGCAACTGGATTCAAATGGGCGAAAAAGCCCGTTAAGTATACGAGAATCAAGAACGCTAAACCAATCATCATTCATTGATTAACACTTCTATTCATAATTTATCCGCCCGTATGGCAATACCTCCCCGCTGGAGTGAGGCGAAAAACCTTCGGAGCGCCAAGCTCCTGCTTGGCTAATTGCGGATAAATAAGGTACTTAGTCAATAGAAGGCCGAGCTGGAGCTCAGCGGTCCTAGTTTAGGCCGAGCAGAAGCTCAGCGGTCCGAGCTTAGGGTTAAGGACGCCATTATTTATACAAAAATTGTAGCAATGAGGCAATTCATCTTGTTATATATGAAGATTCTTTTTAACTTCTTTAATCCCTCATCATCCTAGGAAATAAAATGTGCTTATCGCCCTACTTTTTTGCCTTCACTCTATCGCTTTGTTTTGCGACTTTCGCAAAAGACACCTTCACCCCCTATACAGCTGATAATGTTCCTACCAATGTCATTGATTTATGGAAGGATTATGATGCTCGTGCGGAGGCCTTGGAAACCAAAATCATCAAAGAATGGAAAAAAGATGGCGTAGTGTCGCGCTACATCACTTTTAAAGTCGGGACTTTCAAGGGCCAAGATGCGCGCATCGCCGCCTATTACTGCTTCCCCGAAAATGGCAAAAAAAATCCGGCATTTGTTTGGAGCCATGGCGGGGGGCAACGCGCTGATCGCAAACGGGGTGAATACTTTGCCAAGCGCGGTTTCGCCACTGTAGATATCAATTGGTTGGGGCGCCCCATGGAAGAAGGGATTGAGGAAAACACTGACTGGGGCAAAGTCGACCCCACACAAGGGCCAGGCTTTTATAAAAAAGCCTTACGCAAGCATTGGAAACGCGGACTTGAGGCCGATGAATTTACAATTGATCCCGTAGATAGCCCTCGCAATAACAATTGGTTTCTCTTAGTTGTCGCCGCACGACGCGCCATCACTTTCCTCGAAAATCAGCCCGCAGTCAATGCCGATAAAATTGGCTTCTCAGGTTTCTCTATGGGTGGCACCATCACCTCCATGACTGCAATGGATCCGCGCCTCAAGGCCGTAGCTCCCTTCGTTGGTGGCACTGGCTTTCTTCACGAAGATTTTCCTGGACTCGAAAGAACTGGCCTCAAAGCACATTACGCAAAACCCGGCCACCTTGAGATGTATGTCAATACGGTGGATCCCTCAGCTTATTGGCCTCATGTAAAAGTTCCCGTTTTGTTCATCAATTCCACTAATGACTTCCATGCGGTCTTTGATCGCGTTTATCAAACCATGGACTTGCTCCCACACAAGAATTGGCGTGTGAGCATGAATATGCATAAAAACCATGGCCCAGGTGGTGAACAATGGATCATGCTCAACAAATGGTTTAATTTGTATCTGAAAGGCAATAATGAGCGCATGCCCGCTACGCCACCTTCGACTTTTAATTTAAAAGCCAATGAAGCGCATTTTTCCGTAAGCCCCGAAAATAACAATAAGGACTTAGTCGAGGTCGAAATCTATTACTCGCATAATCCCAATTCCATCACCCGTTTTTGGAAGCGCGCCAAAGCGACAAGTGATGGAAAAACTTGGCAGGCAAAAATTGCCCATAAGAAAAATGTGCCGCTCTATACCTTTGCCCTCTGTCGTTACAAACTTTCCAAAGAAGAGGAAACTTTGAGCGGAAATACTTCGAGCTACAGCCTGTTCTCGCAAGAGTATTCCTATGTACCCGATAATTTCAAAATCGAAAACTTAAAAGAACTCGCCAAGGATCAAGTCCTTTTCGAAGACTTTAGTCAGGGCCTGCAGGACTGGAAATGGCGTCACGGCAGTATCAATACCTATAAATTCCAAGATCCCAGCTTTGTCTACGACAATAAGAAACTCAACATCACAATTAATCCTAAACAGGATGCCTATTACCTACAACTCTCTGTTGATAGTCGATTTCTAGGAGGCGGACGCGATATCGGCCGTTTTCATTGCACCATTCCCATTACCGCTGGTGAACAAAAAGACATCGTCATCAAGACCACTGATTTCAAGAGTCACGACAAAAAACCCAAAGCTGTGCAATGGTCCCGCATCAGCAAATTTAGCCTCGCCCTCATTAATCAAAAAACGAAACAAAGAGTTAACCTCAGCACCAAAGAAGGGCTGAGCATGATCAAGTCGATCAAGCTAATTGACTAAGGAATTAGCATTCGTCCTCATGTATACTGAGAGTTTTAAGCCTAAATGGCGCTAATAGTTCAGTTCTTCAATTTTATTCTTGAACTGTAACAACTCAGCTTTTTTCTTGTTTACACTTAGTAGAATTCATTAATATAGGATCCGCCATGAGCTCCCCAAAACTAGCCCCTTTTCTCCTTTTCTTTTTCTTCATACAAAACATCGCTTTCTCCCAAGAGCTCCCTTGGGATATGGATAAAATATCACAAGCTCCTCAATGGGTCGAAACTGACTTAGTGCCTGCGCAAGGCATGAAGTCTTTATTGTACAAATCCCTTGCTTATCAAGGCAAAGAAGTCGATGTCTTTGCTTACTACGCAAGTCCTGAAGGAACACCTCCAGAAGGTGGTTGGCCCGCAGTTGTCTGTGTTCACGGTGGAGGTGGTACGGCTTTCCCTACTTGGGTAAAAAAATGGACAGATCATGGCTACGCCGCTATTTCCATGGATCTCGAAGGTCATATCCCGCTCA from Lentisphaera araneosa HTCC2155 includes:
- a CDS encoding type II secretion system protein gives rise to the protein MKKFTLIEILVVVAIIGILASLLLPSLGKAREKSRRSVCLSNQKQLYLGLATFSDDNDGALPSGTNAHGVFAIKVGNSWYRHGQLYRDNYNRAIETYYCPSNTHSIMGLDKTNSNGSSGGFRTDGTLLTNITSSFQYRNTFGNGMNESPSFNAHSPTLGLMSDHISWHSGKNFSEFLHKDGLNIIYLDGSGTWNKDSRFLSLNIANNDHTIRETQFWREIDR
- a CDS encoding REP-associated tyrosine transposase — protein: MDENDSAWSNRGYLPHYDERGMCQSLTFRLIDSIPQKVIRQFKDELKNVDPEFINREMRKKMEDILSRGMGCCAFKYDELAEYMQNALIHFDSQRYELLAWCIMPNHVHVLIRTEDKLSKIVQSWKSYVGKYALQHKTKFGIAQEQKEFWLREYWDRYIRDEKHLIKTIDYIHQNPVKGGLCQHAEEWRWSSAYK
- a CDS encoding alpha/beta hydrolase family protein; this translates as MCLSPYFFAFTLSLCFATFAKDTFTPYTADNVPTNVIDLWKDYDARAEALETKIIKEWKKDGVVSRYITFKVGTFKGQDARIAAYYCFPENGKKNPAFVWSHGGGQRADRKRGEYFAKRGFATVDINWLGRPMEEGIEENTDWGKVDPTQGPGFYKKALRKHWKRGLEADEFTIDPVDSPRNNNWFLLVVAARRAITFLENQPAVNADKIGFSGFSMGGTITSMTAMDPRLKAVAPFVGGTGFLHEDFPGLERTGLKAHYAKPGHLEMYVNTVDPSAYWPHVKVPVLFINSTNDFHAVFDRVYQTMDLLPHKNWRVSMNMHKNHGPGGEQWIMLNKWFNLYLKGNNERMPATPPSTFNLKANEAHFSVSPENNNKDLVEVEIYYSHNPNSITRFWKRAKATSDGKTWQAKIAHKKNVPLYTFALCRYKLSKEEETLSGNTSSYSLFSQEYSYVPDNFKIENLKELAKDQVLFEDFSQGLQDWKWRHGSINTYKFQDPSFVYDNKKLNITINPKQDAYYLQLSVDSRFLGGGRDIGRFHCTIPITAGEQKDIVIKTTDFKSHDKKPKAVQWSRISKFSLALINQKTKQRVNLSTKEGLSMIKSIKLID